The Gopherus flavomarginatus isolate rGopFla2 chromosome 4, rGopFla2.mat.asm, whole genome shotgun sequence genomic interval CTAAGACCATGAAGTTCTTCCTGAATTATAACATTACAACTAAGATCAGAATCTGCCCTACGTCTTCCTGAATCCCAGTGCCCATTTTGCCAATGCATTAATTAATCAGAATagctgaaaaacagagtgtacaTTTTCCATGCATAAAAGCTGTAAAATACTCATCCCATGAGCTGAAGGAGGGAAGTGCAGGCATATTGTTGTAAAAATGGAAGTAAGATACAGCAGTGTCTTTTGGATTTCGAACCAGCAGTAGTATCTAAAAAATATAAGTAAATGAATTATTTGTTTACATCTTGAAAGTCAATGCAAAAAAGTTTGTACTTttcctagcacaatgagatcccggtctatgactagggctcttggtgctatggtaatataaataattaagtaAGAAAAAGTTTATGTTTGTTTAACAATCACAGCATCAGTAGAACCAGTTTAATTAATTTTACCTTATTTGAAAAATAAGGAATGGCAAAGCTCATTAGCAGGATATTTTCTGCTGACATGATAGCAGAGAAACAGTCAACATTTAAATTGTCAGCATTAGATTTCAGTGTTCATGCACCATGTAGACGAATGAGACCAGTTTACTCCCAACCTAAAGCTATTCTTTCAGTTGTCCTCTGTCCCAGTACACAACACTGTATCAGTTCAGATGCAGAAATCTTATCTTCACAACCATAAAACCTAGATGGAATCATAGAAAACACAAGGCCCTTCATATAACAGAGGAAATCCAAACGGGTTTGAAAGAGCCATTACAGTGGGTATTTTCTACGATACTGTAAATGAGGACTCACCTTGGCCTTGCTCTTGAAAATAGATTTGGGCAGGACTTGAGGAGAGAGATGTGTTACTATGATTCTTCTGAAAGGTAATTCCTTCATCATCTTTAAATAAAATTGGAAAGAAAGACAGAATTAAATAGCCTCTTTAATAGAATGTTATCTTTTTAAGAATTATTTATTTCAAAAAATTAGACTTAGCAGGAAATAATATTTATTTCCTGCCAATTCAGAGGGTGACTATTTCACTACCATTAACATACGGCAGAATCTAAGGCAAATTAGCATTAATTTTTCCAAGTTCTTCTTGAATCTCTCATTTCTTTCAAACTTTAACTACTATGCTCCCAATTATTAATGTTCCTGTAATGCCCTCTAGTGAATGTGGTCCCATGTATACTGTGCAAGACCCTGTTCTAACAGTATTTCCTGCCTGACTAGAAATAGGGGGGCCTGTTCTTTTGAGATGTCCAGCTGAGCGTAGGCAGAACCAGTGATACACTCATTATCTAACGGCTGACAATAAGCACTTCTCCTGTTTTCCAAAACCTAACTCTTACACATTCAGATAAACAGAACTAGCAAACCCCTCTGCAATAGTGTCCTCTAGTCAGAGCCGGCTTTATGACCCACTGGGCCCGATTCCAATACCCGGCAGCAGTCCGgggcttcggtggcacttcggcggctgcgggtctgctccgggtcttctgtggcaccgaaggatcccccgccgccaaaatgcagccgaagaccctggagcagggccctcttaggtgcagggcTCTCTTAAGCACGGGGCCTGGTTCCAGGAAATCGGGGGAATCGgtttaaagctggccctgcctctagTGACTCCCAGTAAGGGTGCATTTACTGACATCTCAGGAGTGGCTTTGTGGCCAAGCAAATGGAAAGGTCTCCTGAGTACCTGTCTAGTGCTCTGAGTGTTTGCGCACAAGTCATTTAtccgttctgtgcctcagtttcaccttctgtaaaatgaggataatgatacttacctcctctgtaaagtgctttgagatctgctgattaaAAAAGCTATATAGGAGCACGGTATTATGATGTGTGACTAATGAATATCCTTCTACAGTTCCAAAAGGACATAAAAATCAGCATCATAGTTCTGTCTTATTGTCCTTAGAGATAGGAAATCCAGTTCAAACAGAATAAAAGCCAACCTAAATCTTGAGCcaagcctccctcctctccctttttttttttttttttttttttttttttcagtttgataaAATGAAATGCAAGGGGTGGCTAAGACATGATACTGagagtcaggagtcctgggttcttccctttcTGGCTCCGTCACAGATTTCCCATGCTAGCCCTTTGCAATCAAGGACAGACAATGTGGCAGTGGAAGGAGGAGCATTACTTCAAGGCTAGTGAGCTGATGTTGGGAGTGTTTTGGATGGATGAGAGAAGGAAAGGTGGAGAAGGATGAAATATGGGGAACGGGGAAAATCGAAGGGGGAAAGAAGTGgatttttcaaaacaatttaGATTAATCTGAATGAGCTTCTAATGGACCAGGAGACAGGATGATATCTCTGCTACTACAGCAGAGCCTTCTAGGTCAGGCTTTGAGATCCATTGACAGGACAGCATGAAGCGGTTTGCATTGTTTGTGTTATGAGAGCTTTTTGGCTAAACAGAGGGCCATCTGAAGTCTCAGGCaataaaatcagttatttacaaaaatgataaaataaaagcacacacaagTTCTGTCTACAGGGAGTGTATATGGCATAtaaatcagctgttcagcagctgcAGATTCCGTGAGCTTTGTACTAGTGTTAGAGTTTGTTCGTCTAGGATTGATCACACATCTCTTGAATTTTTGCTTCTGTTGGTCTCTGTATTTGACAATGAATGAAAATCCTCCTTATGATGGGAAGTAATATTTGTCCAGTAATTGTTGTTCATTCATACTCCCACTAtccttttttatttattcattgatCTGCACATTTGTCCCTAATGTTTGGGCATTTTTGCCCATTGACACTTCAGAAAAGCCACAGACTGAGAGGAAGCATATATCCAAATACCTCTGCTGCAGTTCTGGCTTCCGACCAGATTTATGGAGCGGTTACGCTGCCAGCAGTAGCTACGCAGAGCCAGGAAAGGATCCCAGGGGCAGGTCCAACCCGATAGTTGATATTGTCCCTCAGTTTCACCATATGTGTCTCCGAAAGTATCAGTGTTCCCTCACACTCCTCCCCGCCCTCACTCTTGGGCAGATTACTACTGCTGTCTTCTGTGGGAGAGCTGTGCATGGGCCCAGGGTCAGCACCTTGCTGTGTTTACCCCCTCAGTTTGCTCTTGTTTTTGAAGTAATTTGCTGCAATTCTATGGCCCTAACATAAGTTCCCTCTAATCTACGTGGCCCCTCAGCAGTCTACCAAGTGCTGTACTCTTCAggtgtcccttcccccactgccgcactgctcctgccctctgttttggagcccctggccagctgctcccaggagtctcctgcttgctgtgcagagtgtgtgtgtgtggggggggaggcacTGATGTCAGGGTATCcacctccccttcccaccccagtaCTCCATATCCACAGAGCAGCGAGGCCACGACAGGGCTCAGAAGTGGGATGCAGAGAACTTGCTGGTGACTGCTGGTGTCTgtctctgggctggtctacactaggggcggggatcgatctaagatacgcaacttcagctacgtgaatagcgtagctgaagtcgaagtatcttagatcgagttacctaccatcctcatggcgcgggattgacgtccacggctccccatgtcgactccgctaccgccgtttgcattggtggagttccggagtcgacaggagtgcattcagggatcgatatatcgcgtctagatgagacgcaatatatcgatccctgagaaatcgattgctacccgccgatacggccagtagtgaagacgtaccctctgtctcacacacacacactctgtctttcactcacctcccaacacatacttgtattgGTGGTGGTGTTGTTCTTGAGCACTTTAAAAGTAATGTGTTGTTTGAATTTTTGattggtctatgcatttcataatttttatttctcttacacttaaatttaattctttgagtagttaGTTCTAAAATGGCTTAACTGTCCTGGCTGGaataattatccctatggtaactctTTAAAGATATATATATtctatctaggttttttgtttctactggtggtgcacaTCCACACATTGCCTTGATATCATgcatataacaaaattcattctgcacatggatggaaaaaattagagggaacactggcccTAACACCATTCAGTGATATCTAATGTCCTTTTCCTGCAACAGATGAACGCAATACCAACTCTTGATCTTGCCTCTCTGTGGGTGTGAAGACCTTCCACGCTCTATGGCCCACCTAGATCTGCAGAACAGTGCAGAGATTGAAAGGGGAGGACCCTCAAGAGCAGCAGCCACAGAACTATTCCCTACCTTATTCCCTATTACCCTTTTCTCTGAATGCAGAGTCTCCATTCTCTCCCATTGCCTCCCTCAATAACTCTGAAATAAGGGGCGGGGGCCCCTCCAGTTGCATGAAATCCTGGGAAACCATGTGGCAGAAAATCAACCCTGGTGCTGACTGAGCGTTACAAAAGGAGCTGTTAGCAATCAGAATGGGAGACTCCCTTGAAAATGAAACAGAGAGGAATAATAGAATCTTGCCTCAACCCCCAGTCCCATTGCTAATTGCCTCTTTTCTGGTGGAGGCTCTTAAATCCCTCCTCTCCACATAGTCAGCTCTATGGAGACAGTAGTAGTGCAAAGGAGAAAGCGACAGATCAGAATCTGAGGAAACCCAGTGGTGGGGAGGTTATTTGCATGAATTATCCACCCCTTGTCGGAACCTCCATGGTTTCCAGTCATGGACTGGCTAAGCAAATTCATTGCACCCTGATTGTGCTGACCTGATCACACCTTGTGGGAGGTAAGAGTCCTCCATAGCCTGTAAAATTCAGCCATTACAGTTTATCAATTCTTACAGTTCATATTAACATTTCTAGTATCATCCCATGCTGACCTTAAATTTCTCTGGATCCCCGAATTCTAGACGTGGCAATACCAATAATTCATTTGCACTATTCATTCTCTCATTAATTTCCTCCTCTGTATATTTTGTAGCTGTAATTTCCAAGTCATTTAGGACTTGATCAAGCCAGTTAGAACCTGAAACAAGATAGAAACTTGTTTAAAGACTACAGAAGTGTAAATCGTCACAACAAGTGTTGAATGTATTTAGTTGCAAATACCAGTGTATGATATCAATTACTGTGGAAGAAAAAACATTAACATTCAAGGATAGTAGCTAACTAAACTGAAATCTTACTTTGATACAGGAATATTTTCCTGTTGTTTATGACAAGCTGTGAATGAACAGAAGTGTCATATGATTGGGCTAAATAATCTGTCAACAAACAGGAACAGTCCTGTTTTGAAGCACATACTTCTTTGCGACTAACAATTTAGTTATAAATCACTAAATTAAAAACTATGTTCTCTGGGTGAATTCATGTCACAGATAAATGTAGGCATCACCACTGTCACTGAATAGGCTCCTGCTTGCCAATCCAAGGTAAGCCATTAGTAATAGCTTGACCAaaagcaaaatataaaataatggcttctaaaaagaagaaataaatttGGGTAAAGTGGACAGAAATACTTGTGATCACAGTTATATGAAATCTGGATTACCCTCATATCTCTGAATCACATTGTGTTTTTTCTCACATTTCAGCTGTGTAAATTTGGCTTCAATTGAGTGTTTGCAGATGTACAGCAGTGGAACTGACAACGGAATTTGATCCAATTTTTCCATGTGAGACTTACTCAATTAATAAGTGAAGGAATTGTTTTTCAAACCACCAGCCCTTCAAACTAAGTCAAATTGACAGCCAAGCTGTCTTCTTCTCAGCTCACCACAATGCAAAATATTAGTAAAGGTTTGTCATCTGCATTGAATCAGATCTACAATGACACACACAGGAACATTTTCTCTAAACTGATAAACACTGGACATATAGTtacttaaaatgtaaatattcaaAGGGAGAAGAAAGTAAATGACAGCCAAAATTATTCTTCTCACTTCATTCATCTGAACAATCTGTAATACAGTGTCAGTCATGCGTGATCATTGCATTAAATCCTGCCTAATCATTCATAACTACTGTATAACATTTCACATTTAGTTTTTGTAACAAGCTAGCAATAGTCACCATTTTTAGGATACGCCACTAGGATCACGTCGTCACTCCTGGCTTCAAAAGAATCAAGAGCTTGGAAAGTTTCAGGGCTGCATACAGTAGCAGGGTACAAAATTCCCTTATAGGAAAATAAGAGGTCTTCAGAGGCTGCCTTTTCACTATCAGCCAATATTTTATCCATATATTCAACTACTCTCTTCTTACTCTTATCCATGTTTGTGAAACTCTATTCAGAGAGACAGAAACACAGCAAAATAATTGTGGTAATGGTACACAGTGTAATTTAATGGTGAATGACACTCCCTCGGGCATGAAGGTAAATGTTACTGATTAACTTGGAGTGTTTGAGATTGAAAGGGGCTGTGACCTTGTGTACTGAGCTTTCTAGATATCTGGAACTATAAGCATCCCAGGgaaacactgtcataaacagatagctaagggttaatgtctctttcacctgaagcacctgaccagaggaccaatcaggaaaccggattttttcaactttgggtggagggaattttgtgtctgaggtcttttttttctgtctgcctgctttctctgagctttggagaagtagtttctactttctagtcttctgtttctaagtgtaaggacaaagagatcagatagtaagttatatggtttcttttctttggtatttgcatgaatataagtgctggagtgctttaatttgtattctttttgaataaggctgtttattcaatattcttttaagcaattgaccctgtattttgtcaccttaatacagagagaccatttgtatgtattttttctttcttttttatataaagctttcttttaagacctgttggagttttcttttctgggaaatttcagggaaattgagtctgtactcaccagggaattggtgggaggaagaaatcagggggaaatctgtgtgtgttgaatttgctagcctgattttgcattccctctgggtgaagaggaaagtgctttttgtttccaggactgggaacggagagggggagtcactctgtttggattcacagagcttgtgtctgtgtatctctccaggagcacctggaggggggaagggaaaaaggtttatttccctttgttgtgagactcaagggatttgggtcttggggtccccagggaaggtttttcagggggaccagagtgccccaaaacactctaattttttgggtggtggcagcaagtaccaggtccaagctggtaactaagcttggagattttcatgctaacccccatattttggacgctaaggtccaaatctgggactaaggttatgataaacaCGCACTGCACTTTGCATTCAGCAGTTCCCACCTGAGTCAAGGGAAGATTTCAAATACTCaacaattttgaaaatcaggccatttatttaagtagctataatatggatttaggagcctaattttaggtATCCATTTGAAAACACGTACCCTTGTTCAGTATATTGTAGTTACACTACAGTTTTTTTATGCTGCGTATATTCTTTTACATATATCAGCAACATCTTTGGTGCAAGGCCAGAATGCCTTCCTTTGGAGAGGAATTTACTTCATGAGGTAAGGCTTTTCCCTGTGCAGTCTAAAATAGCATTGGCTTTTTGCATGAGCCATTTTGCAATACAAAGTGAGGTGCAATTTGCTGTCCACTCtcatgtatgtctacactgcaagtgaaggtgtgattgtagcacagGTAAGCATACTCAtggtagctttaatctagctagtgctGGAAACACAGTGTAGATGTGGTGTCACAGGCTTCAGCACAGGTTAGCAACCAGCCTACATACCCACTGGGAATCCTGGATCTATACTCTGGTTGTTAGCCCATGCCAAAGCCTGTGCCGTCACATTTACACTGCTGCTGTTACCTGGGCTAGCTAAATTAAAACTAGCATGCAGGTGCCTACCTGTGCTACAACCacaccttcacttgcagtgtaCCCCAAAATCTCACGCCAGGATCTATATCCTGGTTTGAAACAGCAAGGCACAGCAATTGTTAGTACAAGTATAGTCTGACACCTAGTGATTTTACAAAAACCACTAGCTGATAAAATTAATGATCTAAGTAAGTGATAATTGCTGGAGATCCAGTTCTTTCTTACCTCATTAATGCCCTGAAGACGGTGGTACTACTCATCTGCATAAGGCAAGTAGAATTTGTCCCCTCAGAGGTGCTGGGTTGCTGAGGTTGTGTGAAAAAACAGTGAGAGTCTGTGAAATAGAGAAAAGACTGTTTCTTAACTAAAGTTTGATTGTATTATAGCTATAGCAGTTGCAATATCAATAGTTAAAGAGGACACATAAATTCATATAGTCCTTGAGGTtgatctcacaccagttttatgccagtgtaagGGTAGCTGTTTGAAATGCAGCAAACAGGCAAGTTTGAACTAATGTCGCTATAGTGCCAGTATTTCAACACCGGCCCAAAACAGACTTCACAATCTGATATAGCCATATCCCAATCTGTCACCCTCAACACCAAGCATTTCTGATTAGAGTCAAGGGAAGAGCATCTTGGTACTCAGCAAATTTTGAATATCAGGCCTAATTTgcagtgcctaaatatggacttaagAACCTAACTTTAGACTCCTATTTtcaaaaaatcttgaaaattttaaaCTGCAGTGTTGTTATACTGCAGTTTGGGTGAGTTCTGTTCCACTGTGCAACCCTAATTTCAAGGTAACAAAGTTTGTTTTTGTCTGTGAATAATAAAAGAAAGCCTATCTTTGAATGAAATCATGtatattgtttaaaaataaaggaagaactacatttccctaatagtattaatattatttatattataccAGGGCCTGTAGGCCCCAACCAAAATCAAGTCCCTGAATtactaggtgctgtataaacaaagAGACAGTTCATttcctgccccgaagagcttacagtgtaaatagacaagaccaggggtctcaaactcaaatgaccacgagggccacatgaggactagtacattggcccaagggccgcattactgacatctcccctgcaatgccctcGGCcacgcccccactccaccccttccatgaggcctcgccccaccccacctcttcccaccccttccctgcccccattccaaccccttccccaaaatccccaccccaaactctgccccctccctgcccccagagggtgcAGGAGCGGTGTGGGGTGtgacaggggctcagggcagggagtcaggatgcaggagggatgcggcagggggctcagggcagggagttggggtgtggggggcaggagggatgaggggtatGGCAggaggtcagggcagg includes:
- the LOC127048983 gene encoding sulfotransferase 6B1-like; protein product: MDKSKKRVVEYMDKILADSEKAASEDLLFSYKGILYPATVCSPETFQALDSFEARSDDVILVAYPKNGSNWLDQVLNDLEITATKYTEEEINERMNSANELLVLPRLEFGDPEKFKMMKELPFRRIIVTHLSPQVLPKSIFKSKAKILLLVRNPKDTAVSYFHFYNNMPALPSFSSWDEYFTAFMHGKLCWGSYFDYLVEWNKHMDDENVMLITYEELKENETLGLKKIADFFGFSVSEEEIQTVAEKSSFEAMKENSFKTHGTFGKILFRKGTVGDWKDHFSEAQNKEMDRKFEEYLAGTKVGGKMKYGVYCKA